The following proteins are co-located in the Pseudomonas sp. ATCC 13867 genome:
- a CDS encoding ABC transporter permease encodes MFPERFTFSIADWVNGWVDALVTNYGDVFRHISDTLLWAIVNLESVLRATPWWLMLAIVGGIAWHATRRILPTAVIVGLLFLVGAVGLWDKLMQTLALMMVATLISVLIGIPLGIVAARSDRFRAVLLPLLDIMQTMPSFVYLIPVLMLFGLGKVPAIFATVIYAAPPLIRLTDLGIRQVDREVMEAITAFGANRRQQLFGVQLPLALPSIMAGINQTTMMALSMVVIASMIGARGLGEDVLVGIQTLNVGKGLEAGLAIVILAVVIDRITQAYGRSRHTEASK; translated from the coding sequence ATGTTTCCCGAACGCTTCACTTTCTCCATCGCCGACTGGGTCAACGGTTGGGTCGATGCCCTGGTCACCAACTACGGCGACGTGTTCCGCCACATCTCCGACACCCTGCTGTGGGCCATCGTCAACCTGGAGAGCGTGCTGCGCGCCACGCCCTGGTGGCTGATGCTGGCCATCGTCGGCGGCATCGCCTGGCACGCCACCCGGCGCATCCTGCCCACGGCGGTGATCGTCGGCCTGCTGTTCCTGGTGGGGGCGGTCGGGCTGTGGGACAAGCTGATGCAGACCCTCGCGCTGATGATGGTCGCCACCCTCATCTCGGTGCTGATCGGCATTCCGCTGGGCATCGTCGCCGCGCGCAGCGACCGCTTCCGCGCCGTGCTGCTGCCGCTGCTGGACATCATGCAGACCATGCCCAGCTTCGTGTACCTGATCCCGGTGCTGATGCTGTTCGGCCTGGGCAAGGTGCCGGCGATCTTCGCCACCGTGATCTACGCAGCTCCCCCGCTGATCCGCCTCACCGACCTGGGCATCCGCCAGGTCGACCGCGAGGTGATGGAAGCCATCACCGCCTTCGGCGCCAACCGCCGCCAGCAACTGTTCGGCGTGCAACTGCCGCTGGCGCTGCCGAGCATCATGGCCGGCATCAACCAGACCACCATGATGGCCCTGTCGATGGTGGTCATCGCCTCGATGATCGGCGCCCGCGGCCTGGGCGAGGACGTGCTGGTGGGCATCCAGACCCTCAACGTCGGCAAGGGCCTGGAAGCCGGTCTGGCCATCGTCATCCTCGCCGTGGTCATCGACCGCATCACCCAGGCTTACGGCCGCTCGCGCCACACAGAGGCCAGCAAATGA
- a CDS encoding transporter substrate-binding domain-containing protein, which yields MKRLALGMLAASSLVCALAQANEALDGTLKKVADRGTITLGYRDASVPFSYLGDNSGQPMGYSVELAGKVVERVKQKLNQPDLKVKYNLVTSQTRIPLVQNGTVDLECGSTGVTAERLKQVAFSYGFIYVKGQLLTAKDSGIQGFDDLKGKNVVTTAGTTNERYLKAYNAEHKLDMNVVSAKDHGEAFLMLQSGRAVAFYMDDALLYGEKAKARDPHHWVVVGEPQSREIYACMVRKDDPQFLALVNQTLADLYASGEIKGIYRRWFEQPIPPKNLNLEFPMTAELQAIIAKPTSEPVQ from the coding sequence ATGAAACGACTTGCACTGGGAATGCTGGCGGCGTCCAGCCTGGTCTGCGCGCTGGCGCAGGCCAACGAGGCGCTGGACGGCACGCTGAAGAAAGTGGCTGATCGCGGCACGATAACCCTGGGTTATCGCGATGCCTCGGTGCCGTTCTCCTATCTCGGCGACAACAGCGGCCAGCCGATGGGGTACTCGGTGGAGCTGGCCGGCAAGGTGGTCGAGCGCGTGAAGCAGAAGCTGAACCAGCCGGACCTGAAGGTGAAGTACAACCTGGTGACCTCGCAGACGCGCATCCCGCTGGTGCAGAACGGCACCGTGGACCTGGAGTGCGGCTCCACCGGCGTCACCGCCGAGCGCCTGAAGCAGGTCGCCTTCTCCTACGGCTTCATCTACGTGAAGGGCCAGTTGCTGACCGCCAAGGACAGCGGCATCCAGGGCTTCGACGACCTCAAGGGCAAGAACGTGGTGACCACCGCCGGCACCACCAACGAGCGCTACCTCAAGGCCTACAACGCCGAGCACAAGCTGGACATGAACGTGGTCAGCGCCAAGGACCACGGCGAAGCCTTCCTCATGCTGCAGTCCGGCCGCGCGGTGGCCTTCTACATGGACGATGCGCTGCTCTACGGCGAGAAGGCCAAGGCGCGCGACCCGCACCATTGGGTGGTGGTGGGCGAGCCGCAGTCGCGGGAAATCTACGCCTGCATGGTGCGCAAGGACGACCCGCAGTTCCTTGCCCTGGTCAACCAGACCCTGGCCGACCTGTACGCCTCGGGCGAGATCAAGGGCATCTATCGGCGCTGGTTCGAGCAGCCGATCCCGCCGAAGAACCTCAACCTGGAGTTTCCGATGACCGCCGAGCTGCAGGCGATCATCGCCAAGCCCACCAGCGAACCGGTGCAGTAG
- a CDS encoding purine-cytosine permease family protein, protein MSQASDSSKPLIEVRSIDYIPEAERHGKLYSQFTLWLGANLQITAIVTGALAVVLGGDVFWSLIGLLIGQLLGGGVMALHAAQGPKLGLPQMISSRVQFGVYGAAIPIVLVCLMYLGFTATGTVLSGQALGQLFGVSDSVGILMFASVIVLVTVLGYRVIHVIGRIASVIGVIAFIYLFSRLMSQTDVSALLQIRHFSWSSFLLAVSLAASWQIAFGPYVADYSRYLPSKTSSVKTFLAVGAGSVIGAQVAMIFGVFAAAGANGQFAGHEVAYIVGLSGSGAVAALLYFSIAFGKITISTLNSYGSFMCIATVISGFRGHLEVSRVQRLLFVLVIVGAATLIALLGQHSFLGAFKSFILFLLAFFTPWSAVNLVDYYCITREHYDVPALADPDGRYGRWNIPGISVYVIGVLVQLPFISTKFFTGPLVDALGGVDISWIIGLVVPAVLYYLVARRVTRAVPDRLILPART, encoded by the coding sequence ATGTCCCAGGCCAGTGACAGCTCCAAACCCCTGATCGAAGTGCGTTCGATCGACTACATCCCCGAGGCCGAGCGCCACGGCAAGCTCTACAGCCAGTTCACCCTGTGGCTGGGTGCCAACCTGCAGATCACCGCCATCGTCACCGGCGCCCTGGCCGTGGTGCTGGGCGGCGACGTGTTCTGGTCGCTGATCGGCCTGCTGATCGGCCAGTTGCTGGGCGGTGGCGTGATGGCGCTGCACGCCGCGCAGGGGCCGAAGCTCGGCCTGCCGCAGATGATCTCCAGCCGCGTGCAGTTCGGCGTCTACGGCGCGGCCATCCCGATCGTGCTGGTGTGCCTGATGTACCTGGGCTTCACCGCCACCGGCACCGTGCTGTCCGGCCAGGCCCTGGGCCAGCTGTTCGGCGTCAGCGACAGCGTCGGCATCCTGATGTTCGCCAGCGTCATCGTGCTGGTGACCGTGCTCGGCTACCGGGTGATCCACGTGATCGGCCGCATCGCCAGCGTCATCGGGGTGATCGCCTTCATCTACCTGTTCAGCCGTCTGATGAGCCAGACCGACGTCAGCGCGCTGCTGCAGATTCGCCACTTCAGCTGGAGCAGCTTCCTGCTCGCGGTGTCCCTGGCCGCCTCCTGGCAGATCGCCTTCGGCCCCTATGTCGCCGACTACTCGCGCTACCTGCCGAGCAAGACTTCCTCGGTGAAGACCTTCCTCGCCGTGGGCGCAGGTTCGGTGATCGGCGCGCAGGTGGCGATGATCTTCGGCGTGTTCGCCGCGGCCGGCGCCAACGGCCAGTTCGCCGGCCATGAAGTGGCCTACATCGTCGGCCTGAGCGGCAGCGGCGCCGTCGCCGCGCTGCTCTACTTCAGCATCGCCTTCGGCAAGATCACCATCTCGACGCTGAACTCCTACGGCAGCTTCATGTGCATCGCCACGGTGATCAGCGGCTTCCGTGGCCACCTGGAAGTGAGCCGCGTGCAGCGGCTGCTCTTCGTGCTTGTCATTGTCGGCGCCGCGACCCTGATCGCGCTGCTCGGCCAGCATTCGTTCCTCGGCGCGTTCAAGTCCTTCATCCTCTTCCTGCTGGCCTTCTTCACCCCGTGGAGTGCGGTCAACCTGGTCGATTACTACTGCATCACCCGCGAGCACTACGACGTGCCGGCGCTGGCCGATCCCGATGGCCGCTATGGCCGCTGGAACATCCCCGGCATCAGCGTCTACGTGATCGGCGTGTTGGTGCAGCTGCCCTTCATCTCCACCAAGTTCTTCACCGGCCCGCTGGTGGACGCCCTGGGTGGCGTGGATATTTCCTGGATCATCGGCCTCGTGGTTCCGGCCGTTCTCTATTACCTGGTCGCCCGCCGCGTCACGCGGGCAGTACCGGACCGGCTGATCCTGCCGGCCCGCACCTGA
- a CDS encoding RidA family protein — protein MQLTRIATNERLSGAMVFGALVFLSGQVPGQATDIQGQTREVLAKIDALLDEAGTDKANILSATLYLKDIAADFEAMNGVWSAWLPAGCAPTRTTVQALLARPQVLVEITVIAARP, from the coding sequence ATGCAACTGACCCGCATCGCCACCAATGAACGCCTCTCCGGCGCTATGGTCTTCGGCGCGCTGGTGTTCCTCTCCGGGCAGGTGCCCGGCCAGGCCACCGACATCCAGGGCCAGACCCGCGAGGTGCTGGCGAAGATCGACGCGCTGCTGGACGAGGCTGGCACCGACAAGGCGAACATTCTCAGCGCAACCCTCTACCTGAAGGACATCGCCGCCGATTTCGAGGCCATGAACGGCGTCTGGTCGGCCTGGCTGCCCGCAGGCTGCGCGCCGACCCGCACCACCGTGCAGGCGCTGCTCGCGCGGCCGCAGGTGTTGGTGGAAATCACGGTGATCGCCGCGCGGCCCTGA
- a CDS encoding ABC transporter substrate-binding protein: MTTAQAAGWCESGKPVKFAGLNWESGMLLTDLMQIILKNGYGCETDSLPGNSITMEQALANNDIQIFSEEWIGRSDAWNKAAAANKVVGVGAPIVGATEGWYVPRFVIEGDKARNIEAKAPNLKAVTDLAQYSEVFRDPEEPGKGRFYNCPAGWTCELENSEMLKKYGLEDKYTNFRPGTGPALDAAVLSSYKRKEPILFYYWSPTPLMGQADLVKLDEPGVNKDVKIQVGLSKAFHDQAPELVAVLEKINLPIDLLNQNLAKMAKEKLSSEQLAKAFLKEHPEVWTSWVSEDAAKKVQAAL, translated from the coding sequence ATGACCACGGCCCAGGCCGCCGGCTGGTGCGAGAGCGGCAAGCCGGTGAAATTCGCCGGGCTGAACTGGGAGAGCGGCATGCTGCTCACCGACCTCATGCAGATCATCCTGAAGAACGGCTACGGCTGCGAAACCGACAGCCTGCCGGGCAACTCCATCACCATGGAGCAGGCGCTGGCGAACAACGACATCCAGATCTTCAGCGAGGAATGGATCGGCCGCAGCGACGCCTGGAACAAGGCCGCCGCCGCCAACAAGGTGGTCGGCGTGGGCGCGCCCATCGTCGGCGCCACCGAGGGCTGGTACGTGCCGCGCTTCGTGATCGAGGGCGACAAGGCGCGCAACATCGAAGCCAAGGCGCCGAACCTGAAGGCTGTCACCGACCTTGCGCAATACTCCGAGGTGTTCCGCGATCCGGAAGAGCCGGGCAAGGGCCGCTTCTACAACTGCCCGGCCGGCTGGACCTGCGAGCTGGAAAACTCCGAGATGCTGAAGAAGTACGGCCTCGAGGACAAGTACACCAACTTCCGCCCCGGCACCGGCCCGGCCCTGGATGCCGCCGTGCTGTCGAGCTACAAGCGCAAGGAGCCTATCCTCTTCTACTACTGGTCGCCGACGCCCCTGATGGGCCAGGCCGACCTGGTGAAGCTGGATGAGCCGGGCGTGAACAAGGACGTGAAGATCCAGGTCGGCCTGTCCAAGGCCTTCCACGACCAGGCCCCGGAACTGGTGGCGGTGCTGGAGAAGATCAACCTGCCGATCGACCTGCTGAACCAGAACCTGGCGAAGATGGCCAAGGAGAAACTCAGCTCCGAGCAACTGGCCAAGGCCTTCCTCAAGGAGCACCCGGAAGTGTGGACCTCCTGGGTCAGCGAGGACGCCGCGAAGAAGGTCCAGGCCGCGCTCTGA
- a CDS encoding quaternary amine ABC transporter ATP-binding protein, protein MSKIQVKNVYKIFGAKADAALAMIRQGKSKAEVLAATDCVVGVNDLSLSIEAGEIFVIMGLSGSGKSTLVRHFNRLIDPTSGQILVDGEDVLAYDAAALENFRRRKISMVFQSFGLLPHKSVLDNVAYGLKIRGESKALCQERALHWIATVGLAGYEKSYPHQLSGGMRQRVGLARALAADTDIILMDEAFSALDPLIRADMQDQLLELQKTLHKTIVFITHDLDEAVRIGNRIAILKDGQLIQVGAPADILHKPADEYVDRFVQRRVAAL, encoded by the coding sequence ATGAGCAAGATCCAGGTCAAGAACGTCTACAAGATCTTCGGCGCCAAGGCCGACGCCGCGCTGGCGATGATCCGCCAGGGCAAGAGCAAGGCCGAGGTGCTGGCCGCCACCGATTGCGTGGTCGGCGTCAACGATCTTTCGCTGTCCATCGAGGCGGGGGAAATCTTCGTCATCATGGGCCTGTCCGGTTCCGGCAAGTCGACCCTGGTGCGCCACTTCAACCGCCTGATCGACCCCACCAGCGGGCAGATTCTGGTGGATGGCGAGGACGTCCTCGCCTACGACGCCGCCGCGCTGGAGAACTTCCGCCGGCGCAAGATCAGCATGGTGTTCCAGAGCTTCGGCCTGCTGCCGCACAAGAGCGTGCTCGACAACGTCGCCTACGGCCTGAAGATCCGTGGCGAGAGCAAGGCGCTGTGCCAGGAACGCGCGCTGCACTGGATCGCCACCGTGGGCCTTGCGGGCTACGAGAAGTCCTACCCGCACCAGCTCTCCGGCGGCATGCGCCAGCGCGTTGGCCTGGCCCGCGCACTGGCCGCCGACACCGACATCATCCTCATGGACGAAGCCTTCAGCGCCCTCGATCCGCTGATCCGCGCGGACATGCAGGACCAACTGCTGGAGCTGCAGAAGACCCTGCACAAGACCATCGTCTTCATCACCCACGACCTCGATGAAGCCGTGCGCATCGGCAACCGCATCGCCATCCTCAAGGACGGCCAGTTGATCCAGGTGGGCGCGCCCGCCGACATCCTGCACAAGCCCGCCGACGAGTACGTCGACCGCTTCGTCCAGCGCCGCGTCGCCGCGCTGTAA
- the hutH gene encoding histidine ammonia-lyase, protein MSSSSTLTFGNGPLRWQDLVAVARHGARLQLSTAAWARIDNAHGIVERIVSRGERAYGISTGLGALCNVVLQGEQLAQLSRNTLLSHACGVGEPLKDEQTRAIIAAAIGNYSHGKSGLHRRVVEALLALLNHGITPRVPSQGSVGYLTHMAHVGVALLGIGEVSYRGEVVPAARALAAEGLEPVQLGAKDGLCLVNGTPCMTGLSCLALDEATRLAQWADVIGAMSFEALRGQIDAFDAEIIALKPHPGMQKVGANLRALLEGSEVIASNRGIRTQDALSIRSMPQIHGACRDQLEHAAKQIETELNSATDNPLVLGTPDDYRVVSQANPHGESVAMAADLLAIAVAELGGVSERRLDRLVNPLLSGLPAFLVSQPGVNSGMMIAQYVAASLAGENRQLAQPAVVDNFVTSGLQEDHLSLGTSAALKLGRALDNSRRILAIEYLLAAQAFEFLKPQRFGSGTDCAWSLLREQVPAYDSDRWLAPDIDRTAQLLANPTTLHRVGASIGRLQ, encoded by the coding sequence ATGTCGTCCTCTTCCACCCTCACCTTCGGCAACGGCCCGCTGCGCTGGCAGGACCTGGTCGCGGTGGCGCGCCACGGCGCGCGCCTGCAACTGTCGACGGCGGCCTGGGCGCGCATCGACAACGCCCACGGTATCGTCGAGCGCATCGTCAGCCGGGGTGAGCGGGCCTATGGCATCAGCACCGGGCTGGGCGCGCTGTGCAACGTGGTGCTGCAGGGCGAGCAACTGGCGCAGCTGTCGCGCAACACCCTGCTCAGCCATGCCTGCGGCGTGGGCGAGCCGCTGAAGGACGAGCAGACCCGCGCCATCATCGCCGCTGCCATCGGCAACTACAGCCACGGCAAGTCCGGCCTGCACCGTCGCGTGGTGGAAGCGCTGCTGGCGCTGCTCAACCACGGTATCACCCCGCGCGTGCCGTCTCAGGGCTCGGTGGGTTACCTGACACACATGGCCCACGTTGGCGTGGCGCTGCTGGGTATCGGTGAGGTGAGCTATCGCGGCGAAGTCGTTCCCGCTGCCCGCGCCCTGGCCGCCGAAGGCCTGGAGCCGGTGCAGCTGGGCGCCAAGGACGGGCTCTGCCTGGTCAACGGTACGCCGTGCATGACCGGGCTGAGCTGTCTCGCCCTCGACGAGGCGACCCGCCTCGCGCAGTGGGCCGACGTGATCGGCGCCATGAGCTTCGAAGCCCTGCGCGGGCAGATCGACGCGTTCGACGCGGAGATCATCGCGCTCAAGCCGCACCCCGGCATGCAGAAGGTCGGCGCCAACCTGCGCGCGCTGCTCGAAGGCAGCGAAGTGATCGCCTCGAACCGCGGCATCCGCACCCAGGACGCCCTGAGCATCCGCTCCATGCCGCAGATCCACGGCGCCTGTCGCGACCAGTTGGAGCACGCTGCGAAGCAGATCGAGACCGAGCTCAACTCCGCCACCGACAACCCGCTGGTGCTGGGCACGCCGGACGACTACCGCGTGGTGTCGCAGGCCAATCCCCACGGCGAATCCGTGGCCATGGCCGCCGACCTGCTGGCGATCGCCGTGGCCGAGCTGGGTGGGGTTTCCGAGCGTCGCCTGGATCGTCTGGTCAACCCATTGCTCAGCGGCCTGCCGGCCTTCCTGGTGAGCCAGCCGGGGGTCAACTCCGGGATGATGATCGCCCAGTACGTCGCCGCTTCCCTGGCCGGCGAGAACCGCCAGTTGGCGCAGCCGGCGGTGGTGGACAACTTCGTCACCTCCGGCCTGCAGGAAGACCACCTGAGCCTGGGCACCAGCGCCGCGCTCAAGCTCGGCCGCGCCCTGGACAACAGCCGGCGTATCCTCGCCATCGAATACCTGCTGGCCGCCCAGGCCTTCGAATTCCTCAAGCCGCAGCGCTTCGGCAGCGGCACCGACTGCGCCTGGAGTCTGCTGCGCGAACAGGTGCCGGCCTATGACAGCGACCGCTGGCTGGCGCCGGACATCGACCGCACCGCCCAGCTGCTGGCCAACCCGACGACGCTGCACCGCGTCGGCGCGAGCATCGGGAGACTGCAATGA
- the hutG gene encoding N-formylglutamate deformylase, whose translation MDNVLTFKRGRVPLLISMPHPGTRLTPAVENGLVDEARELADTDWHIPRLYAFAEELGASTLAAGYSRYVIDLNRPADDKPLYSTATTGLYPDTLFDGRPLFKDGQTPSAEERARYLAEVWTPYHQTLADELARLKAEFGYALLWDAHSIASVIPHLFDGKLPDFNIGTNSGASCDAQLAERLVAVCAEAPAYRHILNGRFKGGHITRHYGQPQDNVHAVQLELAQCNYMGERAPFGYREDLAAPTAQVLRRMLETFIAWGRERYGR comes from the coding sequence ATGGATAACGTACTGACCTTCAAGCGCGGCCGCGTGCCGCTGCTGATCAGCATGCCGCACCCCGGTACCCGCCTGACCCCGGCCGTGGAAAACGGCCTGGTGGACGAGGCCCGCGAGCTGGCCGACACCGACTGGCACATCCCGCGGCTCTACGCCTTCGCCGAAGAGCTGGGCGCCAGCACCCTGGCCGCCGGCTACTCGCGCTACGTCATCGACCTCAACCGCCCGGCCGACGACAAGCCGCTGTACAGCACCGCCACCACCGGCCTCTACCCGGACACCCTGTTCGACGGCCGCCCGCTGTTCAAGGACGGCCAGACGCCGTCGGCCGAGGAGCGCGCGCGTTACCTCGCCGAAGTCTGGACGCCGTACCACCAGACCCTGGCCGACGAGCTGGCGCGGCTGAAGGCCGAGTTCGGCTACGCGCTGCTGTGGGATGCCCACTCGATCGCCTCGGTGATCCCGCACCTGTTCGACGGCAAGCTGCCGGACTTCAACATCGGTACCAACAGCGGCGCGAGCTGCGATGCGCAGCTGGCCGAGCGCCTGGTCGCGGTGTGCGCCGAGGCCCCGGCCTACCGGCACATCCTCAACGGCCGCTTCAAGGGCGGGCACATCACCCGCCACTACGGCCAGCCGCAGGACAACGTACACGCGGTGCAGCTGGAGCTCGCGCAGTGCAACTACATGGGTGAACGCGCGCCCTTCGGTTATCGCGAAGATCTGGCGGCGCCCACCGCACAGGTACTCCGACGCATGCTGGAAACCTTCATCGCCTGGGGCCGCGAGCGCTACGGCCGCTGA
- a CDS encoding D-amino acid dehydrogenase gives MAQRVCIIGAGVVGLATAHALVQEGFEVTLLEARDQAGLETSFANGGQLSYRYVAPLADAGVPQQALGWLLRGDSPLRLRPRLDPAQWRWLMAFTAACRRSVNQVNAKHLLRLALFSQATLARWREDGLDGFDWRRNGKLVAFRAEGSFRSARQNLSDPAAQFVLSARQCRELDPALERAPFVGGIHTPSEEVADCFLFCRRLAERLQASGHCRIVYGHPASRLILRNGAVAGVKAGGVAGVESFEADHVVLAAGYRSAALLPGGPRLPLYPLKGYSLTAPIRAGDRAPDVSLTDYDRKVVYARLGEQLRIAAMVDIVGFDPRLEPKRLALIRQQAMDTLPDACDYGAAIEWAGMRPATPTGVPLVGACGPRGLWLNLGHGALGFTLASGSGQLIAEQIAGRRPAIDTQGLTPERLAG, from the coding sequence ATGGCACAGCGGGTTTGCATCATCGGCGCGGGCGTGGTCGGACTGGCGACCGCCCATGCGCTGGTTCAGGAAGGATTCGAGGTGACCCTGCTGGAAGCGCGGGACCAGGCCGGGCTGGAAACCAGCTTCGCCAACGGCGGCCAGTTGTCCTACCGCTATGTGGCGCCGCTGGCCGATGCCGGCGTGCCGCAGCAGGCGCTGGGCTGGTTGCTGCGCGGGGACTCGCCGCTGCGCCTGCGCCCGCGCCTGGACCCGGCGCAATGGCGCTGGCTGATGGCGTTCACGGCGGCCTGCCGGCGCTCGGTCAACCAGGTCAATGCGAAACACCTGCTCCGCCTCGCCCTGTTCAGCCAGGCCACGCTGGCACGATGGCGCGAAGACGGGCTGGACGGCTTCGACTGGCGGCGCAACGGCAAGCTGGTGGCCTTCCGCGCTGAGGGCAGCTTCCGCAGCGCGCGGCAGAACCTTTCCGATCCCGCCGCGCAGTTCGTGCTCTCGGCTCGGCAGTGCCGCGAACTGGACCCGGCGTTGGAGCGCGCGCCCTTCGTCGGCGGCATCCATACGCCGAGCGAGGAGGTCGCCGACTGTTTCCTGTTCTGCCGGCGGCTGGCCGAGCGGCTCCAGGCGTCCGGCCATTGTCGCATCGTCTATGGCCATCCGGCTTCTCGGCTGATCCTGCGTAACGGCGCCGTGGCGGGCGTGAAGGCGGGCGGGGTGGCTGGTGTGGAGAGCTTCGAGGCCGACCACGTCGTGCTCGCCGCGGGCTATCGCAGCGCCGCGCTGCTGCCGGGCGGGCCGCGCCTGCCGCTCTATCCGCTCAAGGGCTACAGCCTGACCGCGCCGATCCGCGCCGGAGACCGTGCGCCGGACGTGAGCCTCACCGACTACGACCGCAAGGTGGTCTATGCGCGCCTCGGTGAACAACTGCGCATTGCCGCGATGGTCGATATCGTCGGCTTCGATCCGCGTCTGGAGCCCAAGCGCCTGGCGCTGATCCGCCAGCAGGCGATGGACACCCTGCCCGATGCTTGCGACTACGGCGCCGCCATCGAATGGGCCGGCATGCGCCCGGCCACGCCCACCGGCGTGCCGCTGGTGGGTGCCTGCGGGCCGCGCGGCCTGTGGCTCAACCTCGGTCACGGCGCTTTGGGGTTCACCCTGGCCAGTGGCAGCGGACAACTGATTGCCGAACAGATCGCCGGACGCCGCCCCGCTATCGATACCCAAGGACTGACACCGGAGCGCCTGGCCGGGTGA
- the hutI gene encoding imidazolonepropionase — protein sequence MKHLWQHCHAATMKDGRYAIIEDAAILTEGERITWIGPRAELPEQPRQSTDLGGAWVTPGFIDCHTHLVFGGDRSGEFEQRLNGVSYAEIAAAGGGIASTVRATREASEDELLASAIKRARPLLADGVTVLEVKSGYGLDLDSERRMLRVARRLEQELPVTVRTTCLSAHALPPDYAGRADEYIEQVCNHILPALAEEGLVDAVDAFCEHLAFSPAQVERVFQAAQRLGLPVKLHAEQLSSLHGSSLAARYGALSADHLEFMDESDAIAMAEAGTVAVLLPGAFFVLRETQLPPMDALRKHGVAIAIASDLNPGTSPALSLRLMLNMACTAFRLTPEEALAGVTLNAARALGMADSHGSLEAGKVADFIAWDIQRPAELAYWLGGDLPKRVIRHGQEL from the coding sequence ATGAAACACCTCTGGCAGCACTGCCACGCGGCGACCATGAAGGACGGCCGCTACGCGATCATCGAGGACGCCGCGATCCTCACCGAAGGCGAGCGCATCACCTGGATCGGCCCGCGCGCCGAGTTGCCCGAGCAGCCTCGGCAAAGTACCGATCTGGGCGGCGCCTGGGTCACCCCCGGCTTCATCGACTGCCATACCCACCTGGTGTTCGGTGGCGACCGCAGCGGCGAGTTCGAGCAGCGCCTGAACGGCGTCAGCTATGCCGAGATCGCCGCGGCCGGCGGCGGTATCGCCAGCACCGTGCGCGCCACCCGCGAGGCCAGCGAGGACGAGTTGCTGGCCAGCGCCATCAAGCGCGCCCGCCCGCTGCTGGCCGATGGCGTGACCGTGCTGGAGGTGAAGTCCGGCTACGGCCTGGACCTGGACAGCGAGCGGCGCATGCTGCGCGTGGCCCGCCGCCTGGAGCAGGAGCTGCCGGTGACGGTGCGCACCACCTGCCTGTCCGCCCACGCCCTGCCGCCGGACTACGCCGGCCGCGCCGACGAGTACATCGAGCAGGTCTGCAATCACATCCTCCCGGCGCTGGCCGAAGAGGGGCTGGTGGACGCGGTGGACGCCTTCTGCGAGCACCTGGCGTTCTCCCCGGCGCAGGTCGAGCGAGTGTTCCAGGCTGCCCAGCGGCTGGGCCTGCCGGTGAAGCTGCATGCCGAGCAACTGTCCTCGCTGCATGGCTCCAGCCTCGCCGCGCGTTACGGCGCGCTGTCCGCCGACCACTTGGAATTCATGGACGAGAGCGACGCCATCGCCATGGCCGAAGCGGGCACGGTTGCCGTGCTGCTGCCGGGCGCCTTCTTCGTCCTGCGCGAAACCCAGTTGCCGCCGATGGACGCCCTGCGCAAGCACGGCGTGGCCATCGCCATCGCCAGCGATCTCAACCCCGGCACCTCGCCGGCGCTGTCCCTGCGCCTGATGCTGAACATGGCCTGCACCGCCTTCCGCCTGACCCCGGAAGAAGCCCTGGCCGGCGTCACCCTCAATGCCGCGCGGGCGCTGGGCATGGCCGACAGCCACGGCAGCCTGGAAGCGGGCAAGGTCGCCGACTTCATCGCCTGGGACATCCAGCGCCCCGCCGAACTCGCCTACTGGCTCGGCGGCGACCTGCCCAAGCGCGTCATTCGTCACGGCCAAGAGCTGTGA